One Agrococcus jenensis genomic region harbors:
- the sdhC gene encoding succinate dehydrogenase, cytochrome b556 subunit has translation MWSWVLHRITGVAIYFFLLVHVLDTALIRVSPEAYDAVMATYKNPIMGLGEVGLVGAVVLHALNGLRIILVDVWPWATKNQRVLFWIVMGLVVALMLYFTPNHLINVFSPMEEAH, from the coding sequence ATGTGGTCGTGGGTGCTGCACCGGATCACCGGTGTGGCGATCTACTTCTTCCTGCTGGTGCACGTGCTCGACACGGCACTCATCCGGGTGAGCCCGGAGGCGTACGACGCCGTCATGGCGACCTACAAGAACCCGATCATGGGTCTCGGCGAGGTCGGTCTCGTCGGCGCCGTGGTGCTCCACGCCCTCAACGGCCTGCGCATCATCCTCGTCGACGTCTGGCCGTGGGCGACCAAGAACCAGCGCGTGCTGTTCTGGATCGTCATGGGCCTCGTCGTGGCGCTCATGCTCTACTTCACGCCGAACCACCTCATCAACGTGTTCTCGCCGATGGAAGAGGCCCACTGA
- a CDS encoding glycosyltransferase family 4 protein, translating into MVRIERVAIVTESFLPTVNGVTTSVCRVLDRLVETGREAIVITPRCGAPVHYRGVPVHEVPSFAYRRFPVGLPSPQVAALLARFQPDVLHAASPFMLGGQAIAEAARIGLPSVAIYQTDVAGFARRNRLAAGSPFAWQIIRLIHNAADRTLAPSTSAIADLEDAGVKRVHRWVRGVDLEGFHPDNRQGPAAANLRRRLAPGGESIVGYVGRVAPEKGLDRLRALAGVPGIRVVIVGDGPAMDETRRQLADVGPVFLGQLHGAALRAAYAAMDVFVHTGTEETFGQTLQEAAASGLPVVAPRAGGPIDLVDDGTTGFLFDPDDASDLRAAVARLAADASMRARMGEAGRRRVLPRSWSAVVDQLLAHYERASHRALRGIDGLVGA; encoded by the coding sequence ATCGTGCGCATCGAGCGAGTCGCCATCGTGACCGAGAGCTTCCTCCCCACCGTCAACGGCGTGACCACCTCGGTCTGCCGCGTGCTCGACCGCCTCGTCGAGACCGGCCGCGAGGCCATCGTCATCACACCGCGCTGCGGCGCCCCCGTCCACTACCGCGGCGTGCCCGTCCACGAGGTGCCGTCGTTCGCCTACCGGCGCTTCCCGGTCGGGCTGCCGAGCCCGCAGGTCGCCGCGCTGCTCGCGCGCTTCCAGCCCGACGTGCTGCACGCCGCGAGCCCGTTCATGCTCGGCGGGCAGGCGATCGCCGAGGCCGCCCGCATCGGCCTGCCGAGCGTCGCGATCTACCAGACCGACGTCGCCGGCTTCGCGCGCCGCAACCGGCTCGCGGCGGGCTCTCCCTTCGCGTGGCAGATCATCCGGCTCATCCACAACGCCGCCGACCGCACGCTCGCGCCGTCGACGTCGGCGATCGCCGACCTCGAGGACGCGGGCGTCAAGCGCGTCCACCGCTGGGTGCGCGGCGTCGACCTCGAGGGCTTCCACCCCGACAACCGCCAGGGCCCGGCGGCCGCCAACCTGCGCCGCCGACTGGCGCCGGGCGGCGAGTCCATCGTGGGCTACGTCGGCCGCGTCGCACCGGAGAAGGGCCTCGACCGGCTGCGCGCGCTCGCGGGCGTGCCGGGCATCCGCGTCGTGATCGTCGGCGACGGCCCGGCGATGGACGAGACCCGCAGGCAGCTCGCCGACGTCGGCCCCGTCTTCCTCGGCCAGCTGCACGGCGCCGCGCTTCGCGCCGCGTACGCCGCGATGGACGTGTTCGTCCACACCGGCACCGAGGAGACGTTCGGGCAGACCCTGCAGGAGGCGGCGGCGAGCGGCCTGCCGGTCGTCGCGCCGCGCGCCGGCGGACCGATCGACCTCGTCGACGACGGCACGACCGGGTTCCTCTTCGACCCCGACGACGCATCCGACCTGCGCGCCGCCGTCGCGCGGCTCGCCGCCGACGCGTCGATGCGGGCGCGGATGGGCGAGGCCGGCCGTCGGCGCGTGCTGCCCCGCTCGTGGTCGGCAGTCGTCGACCAGCTGCTCGCCCACTACGAGCGGGCATCGCACCGCGCGCTCCGCGGCATCGACGGCCTCGTCGGCGCGTAG
- the sdhA gene encoding succinate dehydrogenase flavoprotein subunit, which yields MADQHSVVDGIHYHQHDVVIVGAGGAGMRAAIESAPKASTAVITKLYPTRSHTGAAQGGMAAALANVEEDSNEWHTYDTVKGGDYLVDQDAAEILTREAIDAVYDLENMGLPFNRTPDGKIDQRRFGGHTRDHGKAPVRRACYAADRTGHMILQTLYQNCVKHGVDFFNEFYALDLIMGEVDGVPRPAGVVAYELATGEIHVFQGKSVVFATGGFGKIYKTTSNAHTLTGDGVGIIWRKGLPLEDMEFYQFHPTGLAGLGILLTEGARGEGAILRNASGERFMERYAPTIKDLAPRDIVARSMVQEVLDGRGAGPNKDYVYLDCTHLGAEVLETKLPDITEFARTYLGVDPVTERVPVYPTAHYAMGGIPTNNDAEVLRDNDTVIPGLYAAGECACVSVHGANRLGTNSLLDINVFGKRAGNNAVTYAQTANFVDVPADAADGVVKLLAQLREGDGTESVAAIRKALQETMDRNAQVFRTEETLQTALADIAVLRGRYPNVRVHDRGRRFNTDLLEAVELGFLLDLAEVVVISAINRKESRGAHMRDDYPTRDDVNFMQHTMAYRTAAETGDSQGIRLDWKPVRFTHYEPTERKY from the coding sequence ATGGCTGATCAGCATTCCGTCGTCGACGGCATCCACTACCACCAGCATGACGTCGTCATCGTCGGAGCGGGAGGCGCAGGCATGCGCGCCGCCATCGAGTCGGCCCCGAAGGCGTCGACCGCGGTGATCACGAAGCTGTACCCGACCCGCTCCCACACGGGCGCGGCGCAGGGCGGCATGGCTGCCGCCCTCGCGAACGTCGAGGAGGACAGCAACGAGTGGCACACCTACGACACGGTCAAGGGCGGCGACTACCTGGTGGACCAGGACGCGGCGGAGATCCTCACGCGTGAGGCGATCGACGCGGTCTACGACCTCGAGAACATGGGGCTGCCGTTCAACCGCACGCCGGACGGCAAGATCGACCAGCGCCGCTTCGGCGGGCACACGCGCGACCACGGCAAGGCGCCGGTCCGCCGCGCCTGCTACGCCGCCGACCGCACGGGCCACATGATCCTGCAGACGCTGTACCAGAACTGCGTCAAGCACGGCGTCGACTTCTTCAACGAGTTCTACGCGCTCGACCTGATCATGGGCGAGGTCGACGGCGTGCCGCGGCCCGCCGGCGTCGTCGCCTACGAGCTGGCGACCGGCGAGATCCACGTCTTCCAGGGCAAGTCGGTCGTGTTCGCGACCGGCGGCTTCGGCAAGATCTACAAGACCACCTCGAACGCGCACACGCTCACGGGCGACGGCGTCGGCATCATCTGGCGCAAGGGCCTGCCGCTCGAGGACATGGAGTTCTACCAGTTCCACCCGACGGGCCTCGCCGGCCTCGGCATCCTCCTCACCGAGGGCGCCCGCGGCGAGGGCGCGATCCTCCGCAACGCGTCGGGCGAGCGCTTCATGGAGCGCTACGCGCCGACGATCAAGGACCTCGCGCCGCGCGACATCGTCGCCCGCTCGATGGTGCAGGAGGTCCTCGACGGCCGCGGCGCCGGCCCGAACAAGGACTACGTCTACCTCGACTGCACCCACCTGGGCGCCGAGGTGCTCGAGACGAAGCTGCCCGACATCACCGAGTTCGCGCGCACCTACCTCGGCGTCGACCCGGTGACAGAGCGCGTGCCCGTCTACCCCACGGCGCACTACGCCATGGGCGGCATCCCGACGAACAACGACGCCGAGGTCCTCCGCGACAACGACACCGTCATCCCGGGCCTCTACGCCGCCGGCGAGTGCGCGTGCGTCTCAGTGCACGGCGCCAACCGCCTGGGCACGAACTCGCTGCTCGACATCAACGTGTTCGGCAAGCGCGCCGGCAACAACGCGGTCACGTACGCGCAGACGGCCAACTTCGTCGACGTGCCGGCGGATGCCGCCGACGGCGTCGTGAAGCTGCTCGCGCAGCTGCGCGAGGGCGACGGCACCGAGTCGGTCGCCGCGATCCGCAAGGCGCTGCAGGAGACGATGGACCGCAACGCCCAGGTGTTCCGCACCGAGGAGACGCTGCAGACCGCGCTCGCCGACATCGCCGTGCTCCGCGGCCGCTACCCCAACGTGCGCGTGCACGACCGCGGTCGCCGCTTCAACACCGACCTCCTCGAGGCCGTCGAGCTGGGCTTCCTGCTCGACCTCGCCGAGGTGGTCGTAATCTCCGCGATCAACCGCAAGGAGTCGCGGGGCGCCCACATGCGCGATGACTACCCCACGCGCGACGACGTGAACTTCATGCAGCACACCATGGCGTACCGGACGGCCGCCGAGACGGGTGACAGCCAGGGCATCCGTCTGGACTGGAAGCCGGTGCGCTTCACGCACTACGAGCCGACGGAGCGGAAGTACTGA
- a CDS encoding dynamin family protein, whose product MTSTIAALDRLDALRSALDGVALPLSIAGADAARDARGAAVRQIDDYVEPRLRHLDAPLLAVVGGSTGAGKSTLVNALIGVPVTRTGVIRPTTRQPILLHSPADAAWFGSTRILPRLARVTGVVREAPASRAGEEPDAAQIGSVVLVADDRVPRDLAILDAPDVDSIADENRLLAAQLLAAADLWLFSTTANRYADAVPWRLLDDAAARDITVGVVLNRVPAGAEGEVEADLRQMLELRGLGSAPVFVVTESPLDDRGMLPAAAVAEIRGWLAGIAGDRAERARIAGRTLAGAVGRLGVTARAIADARDEQVVTAADLRGTVDTAYDDAADRVGDATRDGVLLRGEVLARWQDFVGTSDVFRTIESWYSRTRDRVVAWFQGRPTPPVEVEHEIESGLHAVMVDEAGRAASDAWQRVRQSAVGRELTAGADLAHPSSALSERASLLVRDWQLALMELITEQAAGKRTKARVMSLGLNVITVALMVVVFASTGGLTGGELAIAGGSAVVGQKLLETIFGEDAVRRLAAQARDDLDTRVRALMGAEAARWDALLTPVEQGASGDVLRDAAAELEAAMRAVATAPDAPESDTARSDTARLDVASPAARSRALLPSELVEGEALDDAAPAAEAPLDGEADDVRELERGTPRERDAGHDR is encoded by the coding sequence GTGACCTCGACCATCGCGGCGCTCGACCGCCTCGACGCGCTCCGCTCCGCGCTCGACGGCGTGGCGCTGCCGCTGTCGATCGCCGGTGCCGATGCGGCGCGCGACGCCCGCGGCGCGGCGGTGCGGCAGATCGACGACTACGTCGAGCCACGCCTGCGGCACCTCGATGCCCCGCTGCTCGCGGTCGTCGGCGGCTCGACCGGCGCCGGCAAGTCGACGCTCGTGAACGCGCTCATCGGCGTGCCGGTCACCCGCACCGGTGTCATCCGCCCGACGACGCGGCAGCCGATCCTGCTGCACTCCCCCGCCGACGCCGCCTGGTTCGGCTCGACGCGCATCCTGCCCAGGCTCGCGCGGGTGACCGGCGTCGTGCGGGAGGCGCCCGCGAGCCGCGCCGGCGAGGAGCCGGACGCCGCCCAGATCGGCTCCGTCGTGCTCGTCGCCGACGATCGCGTGCCGCGCGACCTCGCGATCCTCGACGCGCCCGACGTCGACTCGATCGCCGACGAGAACCGGCTGCTCGCCGCGCAGCTGCTCGCCGCCGCCGACCTCTGGCTGTTCTCGACCACCGCCAACCGCTACGCCGACGCCGTCCCGTGGCGGCTGCTCGACGACGCCGCCGCGCGCGACATCACTGTCGGCGTGGTACTGAACCGCGTGCCCGCCGGCGCCGAGGGCGAGGTGGAGGCCGACCTGCGGCAGATGCTCGAGCTCCGCGGCCTCGGCTCCGCGCCGGTCTTCGTCGTCACGGAGTCGCCGCTCGACGATCGCGGCATGCTGCCGGCCGCGGCCGTCGCCGAGATCCGGGGCTGGCTCGCAGGGATCGCCGGCGATCGCGCCGAGCGCGCCCGCATCGCCGGTCGCACCCTCGCCGGCGCCGTCGGCCGGCTCGGCGTCACCGCGCGAGCGATCGCCGACGCGCGCGACGAGCAGGTCGTGACGGCCGCCGACCTGCGCGGCACGGTCGACACCGCCTACGACGACGCCGCCGACCGCGTCGGCGACGCTACGCGCGACGGCGTGCTGCTCCGCGGCGAGGTGCTCGCCCGCTGGCAGGACTTCGTCGGCACCTCCGATGTGTTCCGCACCATCGAGTCGTGGTACTCCCGCACGCGCGACCGGGTGGTCGCGTGGTTCCAGGGCCGGCCGACGCCGCCGGTCGAGGTCGAGCACGAGATCGAGAGCGGCCTGCACGCCGTGATGGTCGACGAGGCCGGCCGCGCGGCGTCGGATGCGTGGCAGCGGGTGCGCCAGTCGGCCGTCGGCCGCGAGCTGACGGCCGGGGCCGACCTCGCGCATCCGTCGTCGGCGCTGTCGGAGCGCGCGAGCCTGCTCGTGCGGGACTGGCAGCTCGCGCTCATGGAGCTCATCACCGAGCAGGCCGCGGGCAAGCGCACGAAGGCGCGGGTGATGTCGCTCGGGCTGAACGTCATCACCGTGGCGCTCATGGTCGTCGTCTTCGCGTCGACCGGTGGGCTCACGGGCGGCGAGCTCGCGATCGCGGGCGGCTCGGCCGTCGTCGGCCAGAAGCTGCTCGAGACGATCTTCGGCGAGGACGCCGTGCGCCGCCTCGCCGCGCAGGCGCGCGACGACCTCGACACCCGCGTGCGCGCGCTCATGGGCGCCGAGGCGGCCCGCTGGGACGCGCTGCTCACGCCGGTCGAGCAGGGCGCCTCGGGTGACGTGCTGCGCGACGCCGCCGCCGAGCTCGAGGCCGCGATGCGCGCCGTCGCGACGGCACCCGACGCACCCGAGTCCGACACTGCCCGGTCCGACACTGCCCGGCTGGACGTGGCGTCGCCCGCCGCGCGCTCGCGCGCGCTGCTGCCGAGCGAGCTCGTCGAGGGCGAGGCGCTCGACGACGCCGCGCCCGCCGCCGAGGCGCCCCTCGACGGCGAGGCCGACGACGTGCGCGAGCTCGAGCGCGGCACGCCGCGGGAGCGCGACGCGGGGCACGACCGGTGA
- a CDS encoding succinate dehydrogenase hydrophobic membrane anchor subunit: MSVTVESPNYAYPARSRSRRGPNLEKAGWIFMRASGVVLIVLIFGHLAYNLIWTPGGIHAIDFGFVGGKLAQPFWQWWDVLMLWLAILHGSNGMRTIVNDYVHKPKVRTLALGAIGTAAVLLILLGTLITFTFNPCPEAADPALLPSFCASL, encoded by the coding sequence ATGAGCGTCACCGTCGAGAGCCCGAACTACGCCTACCCCGCCCGCTCGAGGAGCCGTCGCGGCCCGAACCTCGAGAAGGCCGGCTGGATCTTCATGCGCGCCTCCGGCGTCGTGCTGATCGTGCTGATCTTCGGCCACCTGGCCTACAACCTCATCTGGACGCCCGGCGGCATCCACGCCATCGACTTCGGCTTCGTGGGCGGCAAGCTCGCTCAGCCCTTCTGGCAGTGGTGGGACGTGCTGATGCTGTGGCTCGCCATCCTGCACGGCTCGAACGGCATGCGCACGATCGTCAACGACTACGTGCACAAGCCGAAGGTCCGCACGCTCGCGCTCGGCGCGATCGGCACCGCCGCCGTGCTGCTCATCCTGCTGGGCACGCTCATCACCTTCACGTTCAACCCCTGCCCGGAAGCCGCGGACCCCGCGCTGCTCCCGTCGTTCTGCGCCTCCCTCTAG
- a CDS encoding tryptophan-rich sensory protein, giving the protein MDASTTTADRIRPWVVLIALPVTIAAAALGSGFFGGTEVEASSSGALSDSATPLAPYGPAFSIWSLIYLGLAAYAVWQLLPRQRHDPRQRLLGWLAVASLVLNASWILCAQAGLLPVTVVVILLLLAVLLAIFEVLRRSRPASLVETVVVDGTFGLYLGWVAVATVANIAAFLADAGVRPTDWELPTILVLLLVAVVAALLAVRGAGRIAPALAMLWGVAWIGVGRAIGEPASATVAIAAAVVCVLIGFVTVAARLRAPAPARVAPAGRRQVAP; this is encoded by the coding sequence ATGGACGCTTCGACGACGACCGCTGACCGCATCCGCCCGTGGGTCGTGCTCATCGCGCTGCCCGTGACGATCGCCGCGGCCGCGCTCGGCTCCGGGTTCTTCGGCGGCACCGAGGTCGAGGCGTCGTCGAGCGGCGCCCTCTCGGACTCGGCGACGCCGCTCGCGCCCTACGGCCCGGCGTTCTCGATCTGGTCGCTCATCTACCTCGGCCTCGCCGCGTACGCGGTGTGGCAGCTGCTGCCGCGCCAGCGCCACGATCCGCGGCAGCGCCTGCTCGGCTGGCTCGCCGTCGCCTCGCTCGTGCTCAACGCCTCGTGGATCCTCTGCGCGCAGGCGGGGCTGCTGCCGGTCACCGTCGTCGTGATCCTGCTGCTGCTCGCGGTGCTGCTGGCGATCTTCGAGGTGCTGCGGCGCTCGCGCCCGGCATCCTTGGTCGAGACCGTGGTCGTCGACGGCACGTTCGGCCTCTACCTCGGCTGGGTCGCGGTCGCGACGGTCGCGAACATCGCGGCGTTCCTCGCCGATGCCGGCGTGCGGCCCACCGACTGGGAGCTGCCGACGATCCTCGTGCTGCTGCTCGTCGCGGTGGTCGCCGCGCTCCTCGCCGTGCGCGGCGCGGGCCGCATCGCGCCGGCGCTCGCGATGCTCTGGGGCGTGGCATGGATCGGCGTCGGCCGGGCGATCGGCGAGCCCGCCTCGGCGACGGTCGCGATCGCCGCCGCGGTGGTCTGCGTGCTCATCGGGTTCGTGACCGTCGCGGCACGGCTCCGCGCCCCCGCGCCCGCTCGCGTCGCTCCGGCGGGACGCCGCCAGGTCGCGCCGTGA
- a CDS encoding succinate dehydrogenase iron-sulfur subunit, with amino-acid sequence MDVPQSFNVTVIVRRYDPEVDEEPRWVDYDVQMYPTERILDALHRIKWDIDPSLAFRRSCAHGVCGSDAMRINGKNRLACKALVKDFDISKPIYVEAIKGLPLEKDLIVNMEPFFDSFREIQPFLQATGKPEKERHQTIAQRERFDDTTKCILCAACTTSCPVFWTDGQYFGPAAIVNAHRFIFDSRDEGSQVRLDILNDKEGVWRCRTTFNCTDACPRGIQVTKAIAEVKQAMMTGVRL; translated from the coding sequence ATCGACGTGCCGCAGAGCTTCAACGTCACGGTCATCGTGCGCCGCTACGACCCCGAGGTGGACGAGGAGCCGCGCTGGGTCGACTACGACGTGCAGATGTACCCGACGGAGCGCATCCTCGACGCCCTGCACCGCATCAAGTGGGACATCGACCCGTCGCTCGCCTTCCGTCGCTCGTGCGCGCACGGCGTCTGCGGCTCCGACGCGATGCGCATCAACGGCAAGAACCGCCTCGCCTGCAAGGCGCTCGTGAAGGACTTCGACATCTCGAAGCCGATCTACGTCGAGGCGATCAAGGGCCTGCCGCTCGAGAAGGACCTGATCGTGAACATGGAGCCGTTCTTCGACTCCTTCCGCGAGATCCAGCCCTTCCTCCAGGCGACGGGCAAGCCCGAGAAGGAGCGCCACCAGACGATCGCGCAGCGCGAGCGCTTCGACGACACGACGAAGTGCATCCTCTGCGCCGCGTGCACGACCTCGTGCCCGGTGTTCTGGACCGACGGCCAGTACTTCGGACCCGCCGCGATCGTCAATGCGCACCGCTTCATCTTCGACTCGCGCGACGAGGGCAGCCAGGTGCGGCTCGACATCCTCAACGACAAGGAGGGCGTGTGGCGCTGCCGCACGACCTTCAACTGCACGGATGCCTGCCCCCGCGGCATCCAGGTGACCAAGGCGATCGCCGAGGTCAAGCAGGCCATGATGACGGGCGTCCGGCTCTAG
- a CDS encoding type IV toxin-antitoxin system AbiEi family antitoxin domain-containing protein, protein MDATELFRGALGVLTTAQLLDAGVTRREIDASIAAGRVERVRRGWIAWQPDPMALAAVREGGCVSCLSAMASLGAWQPRHSGGHMRRADGQRSRRAADEKGCRPYGPNPPVRASVDDLETAFRCALRCADAEQLIAVADSIVHRELATLEDLREWATDAPKEVRTLLNRVEPLSEAGTESMVRVRLCARGIRLRVQVRIARRRVDLLIGDRLIIECDSTTYHADPEAFQRDRRTDRIHVAQGYLVIRLTWEQIHDEWPAIERDILAIVRRGDHRWPGRLRPERA, encoded by the coding sequence ATGGATGCGACCGAGCTCTTCCGCGGGGCGCTCGGCGTCCTCACGACCGCGCAGCTGCTCGACGCCGGTGTCACGAGGCGCGAGATCGATGCCTCCATCGCCGCAGGCAGGGTGGAGCGCGTACGACGCGGCTGGATCGCGTGGCAGCCCGACCCGATGGCGCTCGCAGCCGTGCGCGAGGGCGGCTGCGTCAGCTGCCTCAGCGCGATGGCGTCGCTCGGGGCGTGGCAGCCCCGGCATTCGGGCGGTCACATGCGCCGCGCCGATGGGCAGCGGTCTCGCAGGGCGGCCGACGAGAAGGGCTGTCGTCCCTATGGACCCAATCCGCCGGTGCGTGCCTCGGTGGACGACCTCGAGACCGCGTTCCGGTGCGCACTCCGGTGCGCCGATGCGGAGCAGCTGATCGCCGTGGCCGACTCGATCGTGCACCGCGAGCTCGCGACGCTGGAGGACCTGCGCGAGTGGGCCACCGACGCACCGAAGGAGGTCCGCACCCTGCTGAACCGCGTCGAGCCGCTGTCGGAGGCCGGCACCGAGTCGATGGTGCGGGTGCGCCTCTGCGCGCGCGGGATCCGCCTGCGGGTGCAGGTCCGGATCGCGCGCCGTCGCGTCGACCTGCTGATCGGCGATCGGCTCATCATCGAGTGCGACTCGACGACCTACCACGCCGATCCCGAGGCCTTCCAGCGCGATCGGCGCACCGACCGCATCCACGTTGCGCAGGGCTACCTGGTGATCCGGCTGACGTGGGAGCAGATCCACGACGAGTGGCCGGCGATCGAGCGCGACATCCTCGCGATCGTGCGTCGCGGCGATCACCGCTGGCCTGGCCGCCTCCGTCCCGAGCGAGCGTGA
- a CDS encoding mannose-1-phosphate guanylyltransferase has product MTAIDDFFSIIPAGGVGSRLWPLSRADAPKFLHDLTGSGKTLLRATFDRLGPLAGPGRTMVVTGRSHRAAVEAQIPELDDASIVLEADPRDSTVAIALAAAILRRREPDVIVGSFAADHVIDDERSFRRAVGEAVAAARAGYIATIGITPTEPAIGFGYIRAGEPAGVDGAPSAALVREFVEKPSAKVARKYVDGGDYLWNAGMFIARADVLLEELAREEPELAAQIEELAEVWDEPAQRGPAVDRLWPQLKKIAIDYAVAEPAAARGRMVVVPGDFDWDDVGDFSAVAKLHNGAHRGRLAILGAEGTVIADSASGIVVSQSNRIVSVVGIQNVVVVDTPDALLVTTTDNAQRVKQVVDAVRRSGNTDAL; this is encoded by the coding sequence GTGACGGCGATCGACGACTTCTTCAGCATCATCCCCGCAGGTGGCGTGGGCTCGAGGCTCTGGCCGCTCTCGCGCGCCGACGCGCCCAAGTTCCTGCACGACCTGACCGGCAGCGGCAAGACGCTGCTGCGCGCCACATTCGACCGGCTCGGGCCGCTCGCCGGACCCGGCCGGACCATGGTCGTGACCGGCCGGTCGCACCGCGCGGCGGTCGAGGCGCAGATCCCCGAGCTCGACGACGCGAGCATCGTGCTCGAGGCCGACCCGCGCGACTCCACGGTCGCGATCGCGCTCGCCGCCGCGATCCTGCGCCGCCGCGAGCCCGACGTCATCGTCGGCTCGTTCGCCGCCGACCACGTGATCGATGACGAGCGCTCGTTCCGGCGCGCGGTCGGCGAGGCGGTCGCTGCCGCCCGTGCCGGCTACATCGCGACCATCGGCATCACCCCGACGGAGCCGGCGATCGGCTTCGGCTACATCCGCGCGGGCGAGCCGGCGGGCGTCGACGGCGCCCCGAGCGCCGCGCTCGTGCGCGAGTTCGTCGAGAAGCCCTCGGCGAAGGTCGCGCGCAAGTACGTCGACGGCGGCGACTACCTCTGGAACGCGGGCATGTTCATCGCGCGCGCCGACGTGCTGCTCGAGGAGCTGGCGCGCGAGGAGCCCGAGCTCGCCGCGCAGATCGAGGAGCTCGCCGAGGTCTGGGACGAGCCGGCCCAGCGCGGACCGGCCGTCGACCGGCTGTGGCCGCAGCTCAAGAAGATCGCGATCGACTACGCCGTCGCGGAGCCCGCCGCGGCACGCGGCCGGATGGTCGTCGTGCCGGGCGACTTCGACTGGGACGACGTGGGCGACTTCTCCGCGGTCGCGAAGCTGCACAACGGCGCGCACCGCGGCCGCCTCGCGATCCTCGGCGCGGAGGGCACGGTGATCGCCGACTCCGCATCGGGCATCGTCGTCTCGCAGTCGAACCGCATCGTGTCGGTGGTGGGCATCCAGAACGTGGTCGTCGTCGACACCCCGGATGCGCTGCTGGTCACGACGACCGACAACGCGCAGCGCGTGAAGCAGGTCGTCGACGCGGTGCGCCGCTCGGGCAACACCGACGCCCTTTGA